In the genome of Streptomyces racemochromogenes, one region contains:
- a CDS encoding cysteine hydrolase family protein gives MSANTNTNTNSGSSAGAASATLREVVGLDGRPARLADSVLVMIDFQNTYRTGVMALDGVEEALAAGARLLERARAAGAPVVHVVNDGGEGGPYDVRARIGAISDEVAPAEGEPVVVKQAPNAFHATELEKVLAGLGFGTGSGKDLVLAGFMTHMCVSFTAEGAFYRGYRPTVVAEATATRALAAPDGTVLPAAALQAAALTTVADLFGVVVPEVDGLL, from the coding sequence ATGAGCGCGAACACGAACACGAACACGAACTCCGGCTCGAGCGCGGGCGCGGCCTCCGCGACCCTGCGCGAGGTGGTCGGGCTGGACGGGCGTCCGGCCCGGCTGGCGGACTCCGTCCTGGTGATGATCGACTTCCAGAACACCTACCGCACCGGCGTGATGGCCCTGGACGGCGTCGAGGAGGCGCTCGCGGCGGGCGCCCGGCTGCTGGAGCGCGCCCGCGCCGCCGGAGCGCCGGTGGTGCACGTCGTCAACGACGGCGGCGAGGGCGGCCCGTACGACGTCCGCGCCCGGATCGGCGCCATCAGCGACGAGGTCGCCCCGGCCGAGGGGGAGCCGGTGGTGGTCAAGCAGGCTCCGAACGCCTTCCACGCCACCGAGCTGGAGAAGGTCCTCGCCGGCCTGGGCTTCGGCACGGGCAGCGGGAAGGACCTGGTGCTGGCCGGGTTTATGACGCACATGTGCGTCAGCTTCACCGCGGAGGGCGCCTTCTACCGCGGCTACCGGCCCACCGTGGTCGCCGAGGCCACCGCCACCCGCGCCCTGGCCGCCCCGGACGGTACGGTCCTGCCCGCCGCGGCCCTCCAGGCCGCCGCCCTCACCACCGTCGCCGACCTCTTCGGCGTGGTGGTCCCCGAGGTGGACGGGCTTCTGTAG